The following are encoded together in the Actinoplanes sp. N902-109 genome:
- a CDS encoding MerR family transcriptional regulator, with protein sequence MRIGELATKAGVSVRALRYYEEQGLLNSQRSTSGQRHYADAAAERVQLIQMLYAAGLSSRTVAELLPCVDAKVSTPESQARLAAERDRISRQIEDLTRTRDRLDAVIELSMSPTNGCSHQ encoded by the coding sequence GTGCGGATCGGGGAGCTGGCCACCAAGGCTGGGGTGAGCGTGCGGGCCCTGCGGTATTACGAGGAGCAGGGACTGCTGAATTCCCAGCGCAGCACGAGCGGGCAGCGGCACTATGCCGATGCTGCCGCCGAGCGGGTTCAGCTGATTCAGATGCTCTATGCGGCGGGGCTGTCCAGCAGGACGGTGGCCGAGCTGCTGCCCTGTGTCGACGCGAAGGTCAGTACGCCGGAGTCGCAGGCTCGGCTGGCCGCTGAGCGGGATCGGATCAGCCGGCAGATCGAGGATCTGACCCGGACGCGGGACCGGCTGGACGCGGTGATCGAGCTGTCGATGAGCCCCACGAACGGGTGCTCGCACCAGTGA
- the pyrE gene encoding orotate phosphoribosyltransferase: MTDSDLARQVRDVARLTGEFVLRSGRTATEYFDKYQFEADPVLLDQLAEQMAVLIPEGTEVLAGLEMGGIAVVTAVARHAKLPTAFVRKQAKKYGTARLSEGAEVAGRRVLVVEDVVTSGGQVVISTEELRKLGAHVDHALCVIDRQEGGSEALAEAGITLRALLTRADLEAAA, encoded by the coding sequence GTGACTGACTCTGACCTCGCCCGCCAGGTCCGCGACGTGGCCCGGCTGACCGGTGAATTCGTCCTGCGGTCCGGGCGCACCGCGACCGAATACTTCGACAAGTACCAGTTCGAGGCCGACCCGGTCCTGCTCGACCAGCTCGCCGAGCAGATGGCCGTGCTCATCCCCGAGGGCACCGAGGTGCTGGCCGGGCTCGAGATGGGCGGCATCGCCGTGGTGACCGCGGTGGCCCGGCACGCCAAGCTGCCCACAGCCTTCGTCCGCAAGCAGGCCAAGAAGTACGGCACCGCCCGCCTCTCCGAGGGCGCCGAGGTCGCCGGCCGGCGTGTGCTGGTGGTGGAGGACGTGGTCACCTCCGGCGGCCAGGTCGTCATCTCCACCGAGGAGCTGCGCAAGCTCGGCGCGCACGTCGACCACGCGCTCTGCGTGATCGACCGGCAGGAGGGCGGCTCGGAGGCCCTCGCCGAGGCCGGCATCACCTTGCGCGCCCTGCTCACCCGCGCGGACCTCGAGGCCGCCGCTTAA
- a CDS encoding YafY family protein has product MARPTARVLALLEVLQAGGTRTVAELAERLGVDDRTVRRYVEHLRELDIPVDAVRGRYGGYRLARHYRMPPLMLTDEEALAVVWALLFDRRSRTGPASSLAVDNAMAKVRRVLPETLARRIDAVLATVDFTGVPSVGDRDDEGVDPRGHREARTLLDLAEAARDRRLVAFDYQPHLGRSGQRQVQPHGVVAHRGLLYLTGFDVDRGAVRTFRLDRMTGLQVRSATFAAPDDMDLVAQVVGPLTAAPGRHEVSVLINADPDHVQARIPDTLASVTPASDATGGDGWLRVFLRAERLEWVAATLAALDRPFVIEQPPALHDVVHQLGRRLIENSARRTIPGEGPHPPNSCPQ; this is encoded by the coding sequence ATGGCGCGACCGACCGCACGAGTGCTGGCCCTGCTCGAGGTGCTACAGGCCGGTGGGACCCGTACGGTCGCTGAGCTCGCCGAGCGGCTGGGGGTGGACGACCGCACCGTTCGCCGTTATGTCGAGCATCTGCGCGAGCTGGACATCCCGGTTGACGCGGTCCGGGGCCGGTACGGCGGCTACCGTCTCGCCCGGCATTACCGCATGCCGCCGCTGATGCTGACCGATGAGGAAGCCCTCGCCGTCGTCTGGGCGCTGCTGTTCGACCGGCGTTCCCGGACCGGCCCGGCATCATCGCTCGCGGTGGACAACGCGATGGCCAAAGTGCGCAGGGTGCTGCCGGAAACCCTCGCGCGGCGCATCGACGCGGTGTTGGCGACGGTGGATTTCACCGGCGTACCGAGTGTCGGCGACCGGGACGACGAGGGCGTCGACCCACGCGGCCACCGGGAGGCGCGGACGCTGCTCGATCTGGCCGAGGCGGCGCGAGATCGGCGGCTCGTGGCGTTCGACTATCAGCCTCATCTGGGTCGCTCGGGGCAGCGGCAGGTGCAGCCGCACGGGGTGGTGGCGCATCGCGGTCTGCTCTACCTGACCGGCTTCGACGTCGACCGCGGCGCGGTGCGCACGTTTCGCCTGGACCGGATGACCGGTCTGCAGGTGCGGTCGGCCACGTTCGCCGCGCCGGATGACATGGACCTGGTCGCGCAGGTCGTCGGGCCGCTGACTGCGGCACCGGGGCGGCACGAGGTGTCGGTGCTCATCAACGCCGATCCGGATCACGTGCAGGCGCGGATACCGGACACGCTGGCATCGGTGACGCCGGCCTCCGATGCCACCGGGGGCGACGGCTGGCTGAGGGTGTTCCTGCGGGCCGAACGCCTCGAATGGGTCGCCGCCACGCTGGCCGCCCTGGACCGGCCCTTTGTCATCGAGCAGCCCCCGGCCCTGCACGACGTGGTTCACCAACTCGGACGCCGCCTCATCGAGAACTCCGCCCGTCGAACGATCCCAGGAGAAGGGCCGCACCCGCCGAACTCCTGCCCGCAGTAG
- the recR gene encoding recombination mediator RecR: protein MYEGAIQDLIDELGRLPGVGPKSAQRIAFHVLSADPADVNRLATSLRKVKELVRFCTTCFNVAESEQCRVCRDARRTNEVLCVVEEPKDIVAIERTGEFRGRYHVLGGAINPLEGIGPDNLRIRELLARLGTGEVKELILATDPNTEGEATATYLALMVKPMGIAVTRLASGLPVGGDLEYADEITLGRAFEGRRAV, encoded by the coding sequence GTGTACGAAGGTGCCATCCAGGACCTGATCGACGAGCTGGGGCGGTTGCCGGGTGTCGGCCCGAAGAGCGCCCAGCGGATCGCGTTCCACGTCCTGTCCGCGGATCCGGCCGATGTCAACCGGCTGGCCACCTCGCTGCGCAAGGTCAAGGAGCTGGTGCGCTTCTGCACGACCTGCTTCAACGTGGCCGAGTCGGAGCAGTGCCGGGTCTGCCGCGACGCCCGGCGCACCAACGAGGTGCTCTGCGTCGTCGAGGAGCCCAAGGACATCGTCGCGATCGAGCGCACCGGGGAGTTCCGCGGGCGCTATCACGTCCTGGGTGGCGCCATCAATCCGCTCGAGGGTATCGGGCCGGACAACCTGCGCATCCGGGAGTTGCTGGCGCGGCTCGGCACCGGTGAGGTGAAGGAGCTGATCCTGGCCACCGACCCGAACACCGAGGGCGAGGCCACTGCCACCTACCTCGCGTTGATGGTGAAGCCGATGGGCATCGCGGTGACCCGCTTGGCGAGCGGCCTGCCGGTCGGCGGCGACCTGGAGTACGCGGACGAGATCACGCTGGGCCGCGCCTTCGAGGGTCGCCGCGCGGTCTGA
- a CDS encoding ABC transporter ATP-binding protein has protein sequence MSTIPTGTRPFLEVKDLTVRFETDDGIVQAVSSSSFAVERGKTLGIVGESGSGKSVTSLAVLGLHRTRSNAKVSGEIWLDDQELVTATDEDVRKLRGGKMAMIFQDPLSAMHPYYTVGAQIVEAYRVHHKGVSKKEARERTIDMLARVGIPQPEKRFNEYGHQFSGGMRQRAMIAMALVNDPQLLIADEPTTALDVTVQAQILDLIRDLQDEFGSAVIMITHDLGVVAELADDVLVMYGGKIIERGPAADVFHEPQHPYTWGLLGSMPRLDREIRDRLTPVKGSPPSLINLPSGCAFHPRCPYAGRNGDRSFTEVPELRGGVHAVACHLPAEDRKLIFETEVAPNL, from the coding sequence ATGTCGACAATTCCGACCGGCACTCGGCCGTTCCTCGAGGTCAAGGATCTGACCGTCCGCTTCGAGACGGACGACGGCATCGTGCAGGCCGTGTCCAGCTCGTCGTTCGCGGTGGAGCGGGGCAAGACGCTGGGCATCGTGGGCGAGTCCGGCTCCGGCAAGAGCGTCACCTCGCTCGCCGTGCTGGGCCTGCACCGCACCCGCAGCAACGCCAAGGTCAGCGGCGAGATCTGGCTGGACGACCAGGAGCTCGTCACCGCCACCGACGAGGACGTGCGCAAGCTCCGCGGCGGCAAGATGGCGATGATCTTCCAGGACCCGCTCAGCGCGATGCACCCGTACTACACCGTCGGCGCGCAGATCGTCGAGGCCTACCGGGTGCACCACAAGGGTGTCTCCAAGAAGGAGGCCCGCGAGCGGACCATCGACATGCTCGCCCGGGTCGGTATCCCCCAGCCCGAGAAGCGGTTCAACGAGTACGGCCACCAGTTCTCCGGCGGCATGCGCCAGCGCGCGATGATCGCCATGGCGCTGGTCAACGACCCGCAGCTGCTGATCGCCGACGAGCCGACCACGGCGCTCGACGTCACCGTGCAGGCGCAGATCCTCGACCTGATCCGGGACCTGCAGGACGAGTTCGGCTCCGCGGTCATCATGATCACGCACGACCTCGGGGTGGTGGCCGAGCTGGCCGACGACGTGCTGGTGATGTACGGCGGCAAGATCATCGAGCGGGGGCCGGCGGCCGACGTGTTCCACGAGCCGCAGCACCCGTACACCTGGGGTCTGCTGGGCTCGATGCCCCGCCTCGACCGGGAGATCCGGGATCGGCTGACGCCGGTCAAGGGCAGCCCGCCGAGCCTCATCAACCTGCCGTCCGGGTGCGCGTTCCACCCCCGCTGCCCGTACGCGGGCCGCAACGGCGACCGGTCCTTCACCGAGGTCCCCGAGCTGCGCGGTGGCGTGCACGCGGTGGCGTGCCACCTGCCGGCCGAGGACCGCAAGCTGATCTTCGAGACTGAAGTGGCTCCGAACCTGTGA
- a CDS encoding VOC family protein, producing MTSPNTVQLASVRVITEDLPRLVRFYQVLTGATPQYLTDDFVELVTPSATFAVSSSERVAFITANPPRGGANNSAIVEFLVDDTEAVYQRLVTEFGKELDVVQPPTMMPWGNLSALIRDPDGALINLYTPVTPQGRQLQQNRTPRMPPAEARG from the coding sequence ATGACGTCACCGAACACCGTTCAGCTCGCCTCCGTACGGGTCATCACCGAGGACCTGCCCCGCCTCGTCCGGTTCTACCAAGTCCTCACCGGCGCCACACCGCAATACCTGACCGACGACTTCGTCGAGCTGGTGACACCATCCGCGACCTTCGCGGTCAGCAGCTCCGAGCGCGTGGCGTTCATCACCGCGAACCCTCCCCGGGGCGGCGCCAACAACAGCGCCATCGTCGAGTTCCTCGTCGACGACACCGAAGCCGTGTACCAGCGGCTCGTCACCGAGTTCGGGAAGGAGCTCGACGTGGTGCAACCTCCCACGATGATGCCGTGGGGCAACCTGTCGGCCCTGATCCGCGACCCGGACGGGGCACTGATCAACCTCTACACTCCGGTGACACCGCAGGGACGGCAGCTTCAGCAGAACCGCACGCCCAGGATGCCGCCCGCCGAGGCGCGGGGTTGA
- a CDS encoding ABC transporter ATP-binding protein, with translation MSESDNLLEVSGLQMHFPITKGLLKRKVGAVRAVDGIDLTVKKGETVGLVGESGCGKSTTGRLMTRILEPTGGKVVFEGRDVTHVNSAGLRPLRRDVQMIFQDPYSSLNPRHTVGSIIAAPLQIQKIPTPNGVKSAVQDLLKLVGLNPEHYNRYPHEFSGGQRQRIGIARALALRPKLIVADEPVSALDVSIQAQVVNLLDDLQKEFDLTYVFIAHDLSVVRHISDRVAVMYLGRIVEIADREQLYKNPRHPYTVALMSAVPVPDPARRERAQRNRVLLTGDVPSPINPPSGCRFRTRCWKAQDICAKEDPALIPRLTDPAGHQTACHFPVTEDEDVAGRRPAGVQA, from the coding sequence ATGAGCGAGAGCGACAACCTGCTCGAGGTCAGCGGCCTGCAGATGCACTTCCCGATCACCAAGGGCCTGCTCAAGCGCAAGGTCGGCGCGGTGCGCGCGGTCGACGGCATCGACCTGACCGTCAAGAAGGGCGAGACGGTCGGCCTGGTCGGCGAGTCCGGCTGCGGCAAGTCGACCACGGGCCGGCTGATGACCCGCATCCTCGAGCCCACTGGCGGCAAGGTGGTCTTCGAGGGCCGCGACGTGACCCACGTCAACTCCGCCGGCCTGCGCCCGCTGCGCCGCGACGTACAGATGATCTTCCAGGACCCGTACTCGTCGCTGAACCCGCGGCACACGGTCGGCTCGATCATCGCCGCGCCGCTGCAGATCCAGAAGATCCCGACGCCCAACGGGGTCAAGTCGGCGGTGCAGGACCTGCTCAAGCTCGTCGGCCTCAACCCCGAGCACTACAACCGCTATCCGCACGAGTTCTCCGGCGGCCAGCGCCAGCGCATCGGCATCGCCCGCGCGCTCGCCCTGCGCCCCAAGCTCATCGTCGCGGACGAACCGGTCAGCGCGCTCGACGTGTCGATCCAGGCCCAGGTCGTCAACCTGCTCGACGACCTGCAGAAGGAATTCGACCTGACGTACGTCTTCATCGCGCACGACCTGTCGGTGGTCCGGCACATCTCCGACCGCGTGGCCGTGATGTACCTGGGCCGCATCGTCGAGATCGCCGACCGTGAGCAGCTCTACAAGAACCCCCGGCACCCGTACACGGTCGCCCTGATGTCCGCGGTCCCGGTTCCCGACCCGGCCCGCCGCGAACGCGCCCAGCGCAACCGCGTCCTGCTCACCGGCGACGTCCCGAGCCCGATCAACCCACCCTCGGGCTGCCGCTTCCGCACCCGCTGCTGGAAGGCCCAGGACATCTGCGCCAAGGAGGACCCCGCCCTGATCCCCCGTCTCACCGACCCGGCCGGCCACCAGACCGCCTGCCACTTCCCGGTCACCGAGGACGAGGACGTCGCCGGCCGGCGCCCGGCGGGGGTCCAAGCGTAA
- a CDS encoding ABC transporter permease has translation MSIGPEASITDERSAPTDDAAVERGSGEKAIAGRSLKQIAWRRLKRDKVAVGGAIVMIVIILLAILAPVLARIWGHPINEFHNDQIDPTFQTPIGSFGGISKDFVLGVEPSSGRDIFSRILYGAQTTLVVAILSALVSTVLGTLFGLAAGYIGGWVDSVISRVMDFLLAFPQLLFAIALVSVLPQDMFGLSGRWSRVIVLIGVIGFFGWPYIGRIVRGQTLSLREREFVEASKSLGAGSGRILFRELLPNLAAPILVYTTLIIPTNILTDAALSFLGVGIPPPNPSWGGMLSDALSYYTDDPMYMIIPGVMIFVTVLAFNLFGDGLRDALDPKAR, from the coding sequence ATGTCGATCGGCCCAGAGGCGTCGATCACCGACGAGAGGTCGGCGCCCACCGACGACGCCGCCGTCGAGCGGGGATCCGGCGAGAAAGCCATTGCCGGCCGCTCGCTGAAGCAGATCGCCTGGCGGCGGCTCAAGCGGGACAAGGTCGCCGTGGGCGGCGCCATCGTCATGATCGTGATCATCCTGCTGGCGATCCTGGCGCCCGTGCTGGCCCGGATCTGGGGTCACCCGATCAACGAGTTCCACAACGACCAGATCGACCCGACCTTCCAGACGCCGATCGGCTCGTTCGGTGGCATCAGCAAGGACTTCGTCCTCGGTGTCGAGCCGTCGTCGGGCCGCGACATCTTCAGCCGCATCCTGTACGGAGCGCAGACCACCCTGGTCGTCGCCATCCTGTCGGCGCTGGTCTCCACCGTGCTGGGGACGCTGTTCGGGCTCGCCGCGGGATACATCGGCGGCTGGGTCGACTCGGTGATCAGCCGGGTGATGGACTTCCTGCTCGCCTTCCCCCAGCTGCTGTTCGCGATCGCACTGGTCTCGGTGCTGCCGCAGGACATGTTCGGGCTGAGCGGGCGATGGTCACGGGTCATCGTGCTCATCGGCGTGATCGGGTTCTTCGGTTGGCCGTACATCGGGCGCATCGTCCGTGGCCAGACGCTGTCGCTGCGGGAGCGGGAGTTCGTCGAGGCCTCGAAGAGCCTCGGTGCCGGCTCGGGACGCATCCTGTTCCGCGAACTGCTGCCCAACCTGGCGGCACCGATTCTCGTCTACACGACGCTGATCATCCCCACCAACATCCTCACGGACGCCGCGCTGAGCTTCCTCGGCGTGGGCATCCCGCCGCCCAACCCGTCCTGGGGCGGCATGTTGTCGGATGCGTTGAGCTACTACACCGACGACCCCATGTACATGATCATTCCGGGCGTCATGATCTTCGTGACCGTGCTGGCCTTCAACCTGTTCGGTGACGGCCTGCGGGACGCTCTCGATCCAAAGGCTCGCTGA
- a CDS encoding YbaB/EbfC family nucleoid-associated protein, whose translation MQQIMKQAQKMQQQVAQAQAELAEAELTGTAGGGLVTVVVTGLGEFKSVKIDPKAVDADDVETLEDLVLAAIHNAAEAQRELTEQKMGPATGGLGGLSLPGF comes from the coding sequence ATGCAGCAGATCATGAAGCAGGCGCAGAAGATGCAGCAGCAGGTCGCCCAGGCCCAGGCGGAGCTGGCCGAGGCCGAGCTCACCGGCACCGCGGGCGGTGGCCTGGTCACGGTCGTGGTGACCGGGCTGGGCGAGTTCAAGTCCGTGAAGATCGATCCCAAGGCGGTCGACGCCGACGACGTCGAGACGCTGGAGGATCTGGTGCTCGCCGCGATCCACAACGCTGCCGAGGCGCAGCGTGAGCTGACCGAGCAGAAGATGGGCCCGGCCACCGGTGGGCTCGGCGGCCTGAGCCTGCCGGGGTTCTGA
- the cutA gene encoding divalent-cation tolerance protein CutA, with product MSDEQICEVVVTAADAEWLVGFTRRLVEDRLAACGQHIERVRSIYRWDGAIEDEAEARVALHTRAALVPEIVARADAEHAYDVPCVLALPVVAGNPAYLRWVLNETRA from the coding sequence GTGAGCGACGAGCAGATCTGCGAGGTGGTCGTCACCGCCGCCGATGCGGAGTGGCTGGTGGGGTTCACCCGGCGGCTGGTCGAGGACCGGCTTGCCGCCTGCGGTCAGCACATCGAGCGGGTGCGCTCGATCTACCGGTGGGACGGCGCGATCGAGGACGAAGCCGAGGCTCGGGTGGCGCTGCACACGCGGGCTGCGCTCGTACCGGAGATCGTGGCCCGGGCGGACGCAGAGCACGCCTATGACGTGCCCTGCGTGCTCGCCCTGCCGGTGGTGGCCGGCAATCCGGCCTATCTGCGGTGGGTCCTGAACGAGACGCGAGCTTAA
- a CDS encoding ABC transporter permease, whose protein sequence is MLSYLIRRIVNAVITLLVVTAVTFGIFFAVPTLTGSDPALLYIGKTADQASLDGIRAKLGLDDPIPVQYGKFLKGLVAGRDYANGNDVTHCDAPCLGYSFKTEQEVTPLLLSDIPVTLSLAIGAAILWVIAGVATGVLSALRRGSFLDRAAMTGALAGVSLPIYFTGQLALLIFVHWLGWLPDTGYTAFLDSPGQWFTGLILPWVTLAFLFAATYARLTRANMLETLNEDYIRTARSKGLAERTVIGKHGLRAVLTPLVTVFGLDFGTLLAGAILTEQVFNLRGLGYQALQAIRQNDLPVILGVTLLAAIFIVVINLIVDLLYSVIDPRVRLA, encoded by the coding sequence GTGCTGTCTTACCTCATCCGGCGGATCGTCAACGCCGTGATCACGCTGCTGGTGGTCACCGCGGTGACCTTCGGCATCTTCTTCGCGGTGCCTACCCTCACGGGTAGCGATCCGGCGCTGCTCTACATCGGCAAGACCGCCGACCAGGCCTCGCTCGACGGCATCCGGGCCAAGCTCGGGCTCGACGACCCGATCCCGGTGCAGTACGGCAAGTTCCTCAAGGGTCTCGTGGCCGGCCGCGACTACGCGAACGGCAACGATGTCACCCACTGCGACGCGCCGTGCCTCGGCTACTCGTTCAAGACCGAGCAAGAAGTGACTCCGCTGCTGCTCAGCGACATCCCGGTGACGCTGTCGCTGGCCATCGGGGCGGCCATCCTGTGGGTGATCGCCGGCGTGGCCACCGGCGTCCTGTCCGCGCTGCGAAGAGGTAGCTTCCTGGACAGAGCGGCGATGACAGGGGCGCTGGCCGGTGTGTCCCTGCCGATCTACTTCACCGGCCAGCTCGCGCTGCTGATCTTCGTACACTGGCTGGGATGGTTGCCGGACACCGGTTACACGGCGTTCCTGGACAGCCCCGGGCAGTGGTTCACCGGGCTGATCCTGCCCTGGGTCACGCTGGCGTTCCTGTTCGCCGCGACCTATGCGCGCCTCACCCGGGCGAACATGCTGGAGACGCTGAACGAGGACTACATCCGTACGGCGCGCTCGAAGGGCCTCGCGGAGCGCACGGTCATCGGCAAGCACGGCCTGCGCGCCGTGCTGACCCCGCTGGTCACCGTGTTCGGCCTGGACTTCGGCACGCTGCTGGCCGGCGCCATCCTGACCGAGCAGGTGTTCAACCTGCGCGGGCTGGGCTACCAGGCGCTGCAGGCCATCCGCCAGAACGACCTCCCGGTGATCCTCGGCGTGACCCTGCTCGCAGCCATCTTCATCGTTGTCATCAACCTGATCGTGGACCTGCTCTACAGCGTGATCGACCCGCGCGTACGGCTGGCCTGA
- a CDS encoding ABC transporter substrate-binding protein, translating to MVSKTRAVAAAGVAVALGLTAACGGNSDSDSKSNFGGKSAYNAAITSVVNAGDKKGGTLNLWSSQDADSWDPVRGYYAFVWNMNRFYTRKLMDYASAPGEAGLKLTPDLAAAEPEISADKLTYTFKLKSGIKFDDGSPITSKDIKYGIERVFAQDVVPGGPTYLINQLDQGQKYPGPYKDSDPNKLGLKSVETPDDATIVFKLKTPFADLPYLLAMPGAGPVPQKRDTGAQYGSKPAASGPYMISEYQPGKSLKMVRNPNWDQSTDTIRKALPDAVNVTITTNAEDLDSRLVAGTADLDIGQTGVQTKARGDILRDPKLKANADAPATGFIRYAGLVTKVAPFDNIDCRKAVIYASDPTSLQTARGGPVAGGDIGTNMLPPNIAGSDPSYDPYGRAQGKPQLDKAKQALAACGKPNGFDTIIAVRNNREAEVKTAEALQAALAQAGIKATIDQYDGSQVASVTGAPDNVHKKKYGIIIGGWGADWQTGTGYLQAIVDGRYITKNGNYNLPEINDKSIDGLFDQAAQSTDPSANADIYKQINQKVMEGAYYLPFVFDRALNYRNPRLTNVYIHDAFGMVDFQALGVSDGK from the coding sequence GTGGTCAGCAAGACAAGGGCGGTGGCGGCTGCGGGAGTCGCCGTCGCGTTGGGGCTCACCGCCGCGTGTGGTGGCAACTCCGACAGCGACAGCAAGAGCAACTTTGGCGGCAAGAGCGCATACAACGCGGCGATCACCTCGGTCGTCAACGCGGGCGACAAGAAGGGCGGGACCCTCAACCTCTGGTCCTCCCAGGACGCCGACTCGTGGGACCCGGTCCGTGGTTACTACGCGTTCGTCTGGAACATGAACCGCTTCTACACCCGCAAGCTGATGGACTACGCGTCAGCGCCGGGTGAGGCGGGCCTCAAGCTGACCCCCGACCTGGCCGCGGCCGAGCCGGAGATCAGCGCCGACAAGTTGACGTACACCTTCAAGCTCAAGTCGGGCATCAAGTTCGACGACGGCTCCCCGATCACGTCCAAGGACATCAAGTACGGCATCGAGCGCGTGTTCGCGCAGGATGTCGTGCCGGGTGGCCCGACCTACCTGATCAACCAGCTGGACCAGGGCCAGAAGTACCCCGGCCCGTACAAGGACAGCGACCCGAACAAGCTGGGCCTGAAGTCGGTCGAGACGCCGGACGACGCGACGATCGTCTTCAAGCTCAAGACGCCGTTCGCGGACCTGCCCTACCTGCTGGCGATGCCGGGTGCCGGCCCCGTCCCGCAGAAGCGTGACACCGGTGCCCAGTACGGCTCGAAGCCCGCGGCTTCCGGCCCGTACATGATCTCGGAGTACCAGCCGGGCAAGAGCCTGAAGATGGTTCGCAACCCCAACTGGGACCAGAGCACCGACACCATCCGCAAGGCCCTGCCGGACGCGGTCAACGTCACCATCACGACCAACGCCGAGGACCTGGACTCGCGGCTCGTGGCCGGCACTGCCGACCTCGACATCGGCCAGACCGGTGTGCAGACCAAGGCTCGCGGCGACATCCTGCGTGACCCGAAGCTGAAGGCCAACGCGGACGCGCCGGCCACCGGCTTCATCCGCTACGCCGGCCTGGTCACCAAGGTCGCACCGTTCGACAACATCGACTGCCGCAAGGCCGTCATCTACGCCTCCGACCCGACCTCGCTGCAGACCGCGCGGGGTGGCCCGGTGGCCGGTGGCGACATCGGCACGAACATGCTGCCGCCGAACATCGCCGGCTCGGACCCGTCGTACGACCCGTACGGCCGGGCGCAGGGCAAGCCGCAGCTGGACAAGGCCAAGCAGGCGCTCGCCGCCTGTGGCAAGCCGAACGGCTTCGACACCATCATCGCGGTCCGCAACAACCGTGAGGCCGAGGTCAAGACCGCCGAGGCGCTGCAGGCTGCGCTGGCTCAGGCCGGTATCAAGGCCACCATCGACCAGTACGACGGCTCGCAGGTCGCGTCGGTCACCGGTGCGCCCGACAACGTGCACAAGAAGAAGTACGGCATCATCATCGGCGGCTGGGGTGCCGACTGGCAGACCGGCACCGGTTACCTGCAGGCGATCGTCGACGGCCGTTACATCACCAAGAACGGCAACTACAACCTGCCCGAGATCAACGACAAGTCGATCGACGGGCTGTTCGACCAGGCCGCGCAGTCGACCGACCCGTCGGCGAACGCCGACATCTACAAGCAGATCAACCAGAAGGTCATGGAGGGCGCGTACTACCTGCCCTTCGTCTTCGACCGGGCGCTCAACTACCGCAACCCGCGGCTGACGAACGTCTACATCCACGACGCTTTCGGCATGGTCGACTTCCAGGCCCTCGGCGTCAGCGACGGCAAGTAA